A part of Aspergillus flavus chromosome 1, complete sequence genomic DNA contains:
- a CDS encoding putative gelsolin repeat protein: protein ERARSISPTKDSPSILDNARLSTSSFSLRAIDPPEQLEPTPRTPERDISSKSEAIPDDESVTTNGSRRGSRVEINELESSPKAPSVSLRSRAGTLSWQQRPSSRELNRPFFSTSPVRENRLRAMSSTSIDDRGLSGSPTLRSPPTKEAPLDQAEKNASSPMRTVTVEEKLQDLSTQDKDPKASEIEPESTHELEKESSQPEVGEIRSRSPSRASSTFAESSLGHRYSSVSSVSTATGLGSPVPLSSAQKLEPRKTEADPEDQTTTPLSPRRLSPERSTSPTKGLGGFVQSAMMKRSDSVSKRWSAQLPSGLSRGHSFAGNRNSFAAPSKNDLLSSPRLTPDSSTLTTHRPGSSHRPSSSHSEATIIKESERPATPPVSSGNDTIRPEWSPGRPQLALHTRSASALENNDSSSLPATSPVVSRTMDPKRWSPTKSTWLESALNRPDSPRHKKQPSQSTTWNRERQSRGSIDMGRSNTFKEVTPVGLMRTAAPGSHSKTSSVSGMPDLFGTTDTANKVKEAPAETTAPDTEGNNIQSAEKSSTDPSKTAETVPESTDQITEPTTTRRKRAPTLLTPTSNASFDSPISPTRISPTRDPLLNRPKPQSPVIDFRANLRKREVVKDQGPKEEPEFKNVFGKLKKTESSNYVPPDKLKDNILRGKAALNATGGPKKTQKVDELKESILKQREAIKSSGGSMRRNTVGENDAPMKVVPEAIAKRQNLTKSSSAKSNVSDTPVSLSPREPGTPQLSPQLPSELEHSPSPQLATEEHNADAPNTQEQAPEPDHPISEQNSKNEPNESKDQLEDAVIGEREKSSEEAIQPVRALPSGNVVQATNPPASTEGLATKGKLAGRINPALAGLLSRGPPATVNGSNNALLVNDTVSSAPTPATATLTHMTKNRARGPKRRLPNPVASEAVDPPSKEATESYETPDFPDISEPEDWDCAAEEPNPREDLLSSKVEEKKDPVKDFGAKTERATWDVSSPPDEETGAFIKDLVPKTETPSHGVPPSLDIEVDASMDLAQKKEPSLEEPLQFSDIKGDQLPTVDSAPQEKPDSQETPRFSTSMGNEAPTVVSVLNEEEIISPEPVLPVINEGTVSENCTSKRDTISRLTMSPDTRESETMNPVSKEDTVVEQIPPPSEIEGHEPIGSLESEKADSPKSLLSPSIMRSDVSSTGPVLEKETESQATAASPDIKEPGTSPSPTQSPVGNSSGWPLPDGDIPAPAASETGLAQPSPSTIGKPIEFKRNIPHMAERDSKQNFGAIQSKPATEFEKLTQKFEEAHGDVEHRRDSFKPVPPPKAAPSTPTPEFRQSRSSPIHFSSPSPSPLRSSFKQNQIYPSPTAYRRTAPGMSPSSPRDKSLPSPPVPPKSSPSLDQVSSRRSSASLVPQADESLEAISGFFMTFPNPRDSVNIDAQLMLTSKNENQKIRTLRKQMWEITGDGKKQDLPVNQEYILYEGSMYLCVHLFEADGGARSETHLWCGDDVPDAAIDDAQSFSKKVAKENGCKLEVIKQGKETARFIQALGGILITRRGLSSRSSSSAFFMLCGRKHLGQMVFDEVNFSRQSLCPGYPFVISAMFGKVYLWKGKGSAAEEVGAARLIGMDLGLTGEFEEVAEEEEPESFFECFPQYGESEDYMRPDYWRLKPNHACYRPRLLRIDHELGQQRPTGFWLRRPGSASPVIRPNDTVQEIEPFCQKDIKTNGIYVLDTFFEIYVYVSSSTRYVQAELLWLTILSSIVGEQASNRPADFVSAVVFAHEYGILAASLQDRPFIPKSFVSLGGVPGRCCTAFRKWEQPTLRMPPQVFPLNAAIEAIRS from the coding sequence GAACGCGCACGGTCGATATCGCCGACGAAAGACTCTCCATCCATACTAGATAATGCTCGACTGAGCACCTCATCGTTCAGCCTACGAGCCATCGATCCTCCCGAACAACTTGAACCGACTCCCCGAACACCAGAACGTGATATCAGCAGCAAATCGGAAGCCATTCCGGATGACGAATCCGTAACTACCAATGGTAGTCGAAGAGGGTCTCGAGTGGAAATAAACGAGCTAGAGTCATCTCCTAAGGCTCCCTCGGTTTCGCTACGAAGCAGAGCTGGGACGTTGTCCTGGCAGCAACGGCCGTCATCGCGAGAGCTCAATAGACCCTTTTTCTCTACTTCCCCCGTTCGGGAAAACCGCTTGAGAGCCATGTCAAGCACCTCCATCGACGACCGTGGATTGTCTGGCAGCCCAACATTGCGCTCTCCTCCCACAAAAGAGGCTCCTTTGGaccaagcagaaaaaaatgCTAGCTCCCCCATGCGGACAGTGACTGTCGAAGAAAAACTCCAAGACCTATCTACGCAGGATAAAGATCCTAAAGCATCGGAGATAGAGCCGGAGTCTACGCATGAGCTGGAAAAGGAATCCAGTCAACCCGAAGTTGGAGAGATACGCTCACGTTCACCATCAAGGGCAAGCTCCACCTTCGCAGAAAGTAGTCTCGGCCATCGATATTCAAGCGTTTCCTCCGTCTCAACAGCTACAGGACTAGGATCTCCCGTACCTCTGTCAAGTGCACAAAAGCTCGAGCCCCGAAAGACAGAGGCAGACCCAGAGGACCAAACGACGACGCCCCTATCGCCCAGACGTCTCTCTCCGGAACGTTCAACTTCGCCAACCAAGGGACTTGGAGGGTTTGTGCAAAGCGCAATGATGAAACGATCTGATAGTGTTTCAAAACGTTGGAGTGCTCAACTTCCATCAGGATTGAGCCGCGGCCACTCATTCGCAGggaatagaaatagtttCGCTGCGCCGAGTAAAAATGACCTTTTGTCTTCACCTCGACTTACCCCTGACAGCTCGACTTTAACAACGCATCGACCAGGTTCTAGCCACAGACCAAGCTCTAGCCACAGCGAGGCAACGATTATCAAAGAGAGTGAACGCCCAGCTACTCCGCCTGTTTCTAGCGGCAATGACACCATACGACCTGAATGGAGCCCCGGAAGGCCACAACTTGCACTCCATACAAGATCTGCTAGCGCCTTGGAGAACAATGATTCCAGCTCACTACCTGCAACTAGCCCTGTAGTCTCTAGAACTATGGACCCCAAGCGTTGGAGTCCAACCAAATCCACTTGGCTAGAGAGTGCTTTGAACCGTCCCGATTCTCCGAGGCATAAGAAACAACCCTCGCAATCAACAACGTGGAACAGAGAACGGCAGTCAAGGGGTAGTATCGATATGGGCCGGTCGAATACCTTTAAAGAAGTTACACCTGTGGGATTGATGCGTACCGCCGCTCCTGGCAGCCACTCAAAAACCTCGAGTGTTTCTGGGATGCCAGATTTGTTCGGTACAACCGACACGGCAAACAAAGTAAAGGAGGCTCCAGCGGAAACCACCGCACCTGACACTGAGGGCAATAATATACAATCTGCGGAGAAAAGCTCTACAGATCCTTCAAAGACAGCGGAGACCGTACCGGAGAGTACGGACCAGATCACCGAGCCAACCACCACTAGACGCAAGCGTGCCCCAACATTATTGACGCCAACCTCGAACGCGAGTTTTGATTCACCTATCTCGCCTACTAGGATCTCACCCACTAGAGACCCCCTGTTGAACCGACCGAAGCCCCAGTCCCCTGTGATAGATTTCCGGGCCAACCTCCGAAAGCGAGAAGTTGTCAAGGATCAAGGACCCAAGGAAGAGCCAGAGTTCAAGAATGTTTTTGGAAAGCTGAAGAAAACAGAATCATCGAATTATGTTCCACCTGACAAGCTCAAAGATAATATACTGAGAGGGAAAGCAGCATTGAATGCTACAGGAGGCCCGAAGAAAACCCAGAAGGTTGACGAGCTGAAAGAAAGTATTCTGAAACAGCGAGAGGCAATCAAATCCAGCGGAGGCTCAATGCGGCGCAACACTGTTGGGGAAAACGATGCTCCTATGAAGGTCGTTCCTGAAGCCATTGCGAAACGGCAAAACCTGACAAAGTCCAGCAGTGCCAAAAGCAACGTGTCTGACACTCCTGTCTCCCTTTCTCCTAGGGAGCCGGGTACACCACAGCTTTCACCCCAACTTCCTTCGGAACTTGAGCATTCTCCTAGCCCACAACTTGCCACGGAAGAACATAATGCCGATGCCCCTAATACCCAGGAGCAAGCCCCTGAACCCGACCATCCTATCAGCGAACAAAATAGTAAAAATGAACCGAATGAGTCAAAGGATCAGTTGGAGGATGCGGTAATTGGAGAGCGGGAGAAATCAAGTGAAGAGGCTATCCAACCGGTGCGTGCTTTGCCATCGGGGAATGTCGTGCAGGCCACAAATCCGCCTGCTTCAACTGAAGGTCTTGCTACTAAAGGTAAACTCGCAGGCCGAATAAACCCTGCCTTGGCAGGCCTCTTGTCGCGCGGCCCTCCCGCGACAGTAAATGGGTCGAACAACGCGTTGCTCGTTAATGATACCGTCTCCTCAGCCCCGACTCCTGCTACTGCGACGCTCACGCATATGACGAAGAACCGCGCCAGGGGCCCGAAAAGACGTCTCCCGAACCCCGTGGCTTCAGAAGCCGTAGATCCCCCATCCAAGGAAGCGACAGAATCTTATGAGACCCCGGACTTTCCTGATATAAGCGAGCCTGAAGACTGGGATTGCGCAGCAGAGGAGCCAAATCCTCGAGAGGACTTGCTATCTTCtaaggtggaagagaagaaagacccCGTAAAGGACTTTGGAGCAAAAACAGAACGTGCTACCTGGGATGTTTCGTCACCTCCAGATGAGGAAACAGGGGCTTTTATAAAAGATCTTGTGCCCAAAACAGAGACTCCTAGCCACGGAGTCCCACCATCTCTTGATATTGAGGTAGACGCCTCCATGGACCTTGCACAGAAGAAAGAACCTAGTCTTGAAGAGCCTCTACAATTCTCCGATATTAAGGGAGACCAACTCCCTACAGTGGACTCTGCACCGCAGGAAAAGCCTGATTCCCAAGAGACTCCACGGTTCTCCACTAGCATGGGAAACGAAGCCCCTACCGTGGTCTCCGTAttgaatgaagaagagatcatATCTCCTGAGCCCGTGCTGCCCGTAATTAATGAGGGAACAGTTTCTGAGAATTGTACATCAAAAAGAGATACTATCTCCAGGCTAACAATGTCACCTGACACCAGAGAGTCCGAGACTATGAATCCCGTTTCTAAGGAAGATACCGTTGTTGAGCAGATTCCACCACCCTCGGAGATTGAGGGGCATGAACCCATTGGGTCCTTGGAAAGTGAGAAGGCAGATTCCCCGAAGAGTCTGCTGTCTCCATCTATCATGAGATCAGACGTTTCCTCTACGGGCCCTGTGctagaaaaagaaactgaaTCACAGGCAACCGCAGCTTCACCTGATATCAAGGAACCTGGGACAAGTCCATCACCTACTCAAAGCCCCGTAGGTAATTCTAGCGGCTGGCCGCTCCCTGATGGTGATATTCCCGCGCCTGCTGCTTCGGAAACAGGCCTAGctcaaccttctccatcaaCCATAGGCAAGCCTATTGAGTTTAAGAGGAATATTCCTCATATGGCCGAGAGAGACTCCAAGCAGAACTTTGGTGCAATTCAGTCTAAGCCAGCCACAGAATTCGAGAAACTCACGCAGAAATTTGAGGAAGCCCATGGGGATGTGGAACACCGACGCGATTCATTCAAACCGGTTCCTCCGCCAAAAGCAGCCCCATCCACACCCACCCCCGAGTTTAGGCAATCCAGAAGCTCGCCAatccatttttcttctccgtctcCGTCTCCATTGAGGTCTAGCTTCAAACAAAACCAAATATATCCTTCTCCGACTGCTTATCGAAGGACCGCCCCGGGTATGTCACCGTCTTCACCCAGGGACAAGTCTTTACCATCTCCTCCTGTTCCTCCTAAATCCAGCCCCTCTTTGGACCAAGTCTCTTCTCGAAGATCTTCAGCATCATTGGTGCCCCAGGCCGACGAGTCTCTTGAAGCTatttctggcttcttcaTGACATTCCCCAATCCAAGGGATTCCGTGAATATTGATGCTCAGCTAATGCTGACGAGTAAGAATGAGAACCAGAAGATCAGGACCCTGAGGAAGCAGATGTGGGAGATAACAGGtgatggaaagaaacaagatctCCCAGTCAATCAAGAGTACATCCTCTACGAAGGCAGCATGTATCTCTGTGTGCATCTATTCGAAGCTGACGGTGGTGCACGGTCAGAGACTCATCTTTggtgtggtgatgatgttcCCGATGCAGCAATAGACGACGCGCAGTCTTTTTCGAAGAAGGTGGCCAAGGAGAATGGCTGCAAATTGGAAGTCATTaagcaaggaaaagagacaGCGCGTTTTATACAAGCCCTCGGCGGAATTCTCATAACCCGTAGGGGTCTCAGTTCTCGTTCCAGCTCCTCTGCCTTCTTCATGCTTTGCGGCAGAAAGCATCTAGGCCAAATGGTCTTTGACGAAGTGAATTTCTCCCGCCAGAGCCTGTGCCCCGGCTATCCGTTCGTAATATCTGCCATGTTTGGCAAGGTATATTtgtggaagggaaaaggcagTGCAGCTGAAGAGGTCGGAGCCGCTCGGTTGATTGGCATGGACCTTGGCTTGACCGGCGAGTTCGAAGAggttgctgaagaagaagaaccagagagCTTCTTTGAGTGTTTCCCACAGTATGGGGAATCTGAGGATTACATGCGCCCAGATTATTGGCGTTTAAAGCCTAACCATGCATGTTATCGCCCAAGACTACTTCGTATTGACCATGAGCTCGGCCAGCAGCGGCCAACAGGGTTCTGGCTGCGCCGGCCAGGTTCCGCATCCCCAGTAATCCGACCGAACGACACTGTCCAAGAGATCGAGCCTTTCTGCCAGAAGGACATCAAGACCAATGGTATTTATGTCTTAGATACCTTCTTCGAGATCTATGTGTATGTATCTTCGTCAACGCGATACGTTCAGGCTGAACTCCTTTGGCTAACCATACTCTCTAGCATTGTCGGTGAACAAGCGTCCAACCGACCGGCAGATTTCGTATCGGCCGTGGTATTCGCACATGAATATGGCATTTTAGCTGCTTCGCTCCAAGACCGGCCATTCATTCCTAAAAGTTTTGTGTCGCTTGGCGGCGTTCCGGGTAGGTGCTGTACAGCATTCCGCAAGTGGGAGCAGCCCACCTTGCGGATGCCCCCACAGGTCTTTCCCTTGAACGCAGCCATCGAAGCCATTCGCTCCTAA